AGTAGTAAaagttttcccaaaagattagGAAAATAAATAACAATTCCCCTCAGCCCCACTCACTTAATTCAACCCAAGACCTATTCCTCAAACATGTTGCGACTTGCCATTTCAACTAATCCCTCACTTTTGTTAGCATTgttattgtaatttatatatcctatattccaattttattttttaaaactaattttcttgctttttcattctatatcaattaaaaatatcattcgtaaattattatttcaattattggaatggtataaggacataaaaaattaaaatacggaaatgtatgatgaatgtacctataacggtgtttaattgttataaaaaaagaaaattatgacaattttgttttttaattttcaagttgttaaaaaacatgtagacatgtgaaaaatgggtaaaaaaaaaggtcgtacccagtgcacaaggctcccgctttacgcagggtctgggagaggtgaatgtgaaaaatgggtaatggtaaaaataaaagaaagataaagggtaaatgggtaaacggggtattaaacggttacggttaaatgggtatgcggttataggtatggttaaccgtttataaacggttatgggtaaataaccgcggttacccgcccgccataactgttgcccatccctactcaGCACCATCCACAAGTTGCACGAACACTCGGTTATCAATGTGCTACCATTTTGCAATCTCACTCGTCTAATTCAGCAGTCTTCACCATCCCACATTGATATCAATCACTTGCATTCATGCTCACATTTGTCTCAATGTGAGTTCCATACTAAATCCCATATTAATCATTCACGTGCACACACTAATAATGTTACGACACTCATTTTTTCAATCATGGCATCGAGGGTTTTTGTTCTAAATTCCGGGTTACGGGTTACACCTACCCCTAAAATGGCACTTTTATATTCCACTCGAACATAGTCATCTCTCTTGTCCATTATCCACAGGCGTGAACTTGTCCGGCTTGGTTGACTTAATCTGCAAAATGTGTTCTTAGAATTGAGTTTTGCTGATTTAAGCTGGCATCCTTGGCAAACATGTTTGAAGTGCTTTTACCACTTGGAGAAGTACCTCCAAAGCAGCTTCTCTGTTGACCGGCTTCTTCCTACCCCCATTGTAGTTCCTGTAATTGGTCAGACATTTGATACTATGATTTAGTAATATTTTTCTCCATGCGTAAGTTAAAGGTCTCCTTCAAGGTATTCAGGCTTTTTACCACTGCACCCACTCATCAAACCCAAATAAATTACacacaaattaatttaaactgTATGATCCAAAAATTCAACTGGGGAAATAGATAAGATTGAGCTATGTAGCTCAAGTTGAAGATGGTTCCTCCTATCACTGTcaactctctatctctctctctctctctcaattagATAGTTCTTCAGCCCGACTTCTAGTTTGGACCGTGTGCATTGCTATAGGCTTTTGTTAGGATTCAACTACCAAATCCTTATCTCAAAACCTGCAAGTAGAAACAACGGAGGAATGGCTATGGTGGAAGAGAAGCTGAGCTTCAAGGatatttttttgtaataatatttttaattcaaaatgACCGTTGGCCACCCACTCAGCGTGAGCAACCGCTTATACAACTCAAACAACCATTAACTGCTAGGTGGCCTTCTTAACTAATTACTGAAAATAGTAACTAATTACTTAATTAACCCACTAATAGTGATTAAGTTAATCACTAATACAAGTCATATCATATGACCGATTTTGAAAATCATCGCAAATCTAAAGAGTTAAAAATGTAGTTAGCTGTTAGCCCAAGTTGATCGCGAAAGAGAAAGGGTTTGATTATAATAAACATATTATTGTGGGACGATCAAGTAAATTGGCTATTTTATAAACCCAAAGCGGGAAGAAGAAAGACACCACCTCAACCATTTGAAACAAAAACCCTTCTGCGACAAGCTTTACCAAAATCCCCCTCCAATGGCTCGAAACAAGGTAACAAAACCTCCTCAATTCTTCTTCGTTCTGAAAAAATTCTCCGACTAAAAAGCTACTGGCTTTGTTTCCACTCTCCAAATTCTCATTCCATTTTTCGTttcgttttcttcttcttggggTTCCATTTGATTTGGTCCCTTTTTTACACTCCAAAACTCGGAAAAAAACCCTCAATTTTCCAGTTTCATAGGATACCCAAGTTGTTAATTTCTGCATATGGATTAGGGTTTTGAGGATGCTTAAATTTGGGTAATTTTTGTCAGATTTTAATCtaacagtttttatttttatgtatttgggGATAGGATGGTATGGTTTTGTTGATTGATGTTAGCCCGTCGATGCACAAAGCTCTTCCAGAGATCGAAAAAGTTTGCTCTATGCTAGTAGAGAAGAAGGTAAATGGTTAATTTTAATTGGTTTTAGAAATTTaggagggtgtattcaattgagaatgtgagagattttaatggatttataaatccatggatttttatggagtttaattgatttgtagagatttcatataaaattttgattcaattccctcgaaatctcatgggaagaggtgagatttgtggatacttaaaatacactacgaaatctctccaattccctctaattctttaactttctcaaattctttaaaatcaatttctaattgaatacacctggaatgttataaacttctttaaaatcttaattgaatacacctggatttctaaggattttaataaactattttgaaattctaattgaatacacctagaatttcagataatcacttaaaatcctaattgaatacccctGGAATTATTAATTTCCTGAAACTCTCTcagaatcctaattgaatacacccctctTAGAGTATTGCTGCTTTTACAAAGTTGATCGAATTTTCTGTATTTGGCAGTTGATTTACAATAAATATGATGAAGTAGGAGTTGTATTGTTCGGAACCGAAGGTACCCTTTTGGCTTTCTAATAATTAGTTGCAGCAATTACATCATTGTGCTTAATTTTTCTGTGATCTCTGGTTGTTATTTGGCTCTAAATTTATCTTTTACAGTAACTATTCGAGTAGTATTACTTATTAGTGGTGCTGTTTCATCTCTCAGACACTGAAAACGAACTGACAACGGAAGTGGGTGGATACAAGCATGTAGTGGTTTTACAAAATATCAAAGTTGTTGATGGGCATCTTGTTGAAACTCTACAACAACTCCCACGAGGAACTCATGAGGGTGATTGTATCCTTTTAACTTCTAGTTTTTTTTGGTTGTTGGAAATGGCCTTAGTGTGTGAAACTTTAATAGCTGCGATTTCTTCTTGGCCTGAACCTTCTGCTGAAAATTTTGCCATTCTTACTTTTGTCCTGCTGTGATTCAAAAGATTTATAATTTTCTCATAATCTTTTTTTTCACATTCCTTCCATTTGCACTTTCTTTTCTCTAGTTGAATTTTTTCGATAAGAGTTTTGCTGAAGAACCTTTTACATACTTGCACACTAATTATATTCTGTCAGAAAGCATACATTTTCAGGATACATTCTCTCTTTAGTTTGATGAATTTCTTGTCATTTTCATTCGAATCTAAAGGGAGATGCCTTTTAGTATAACTGTATAGTCTGTATAATGGCCTACTGAGAGATGGAAAGTTTGGAAGTGCTTAATTATGTGATCATTTTCACATCCCTGGTGCCTTGACTTTCTGGATAGTTCTTGATGCCATAATTGTTGGGTTGGATATGCTGATCAAGAAATATGGAGAAACATACAAAGGAAAGAAACGCCTTTGTCTGATTACAAATGCACAATTTCCTACTAAATTTCCGCAAGAGGGTACTAAAGAAGAACAAGTCACCACCATTGCCGGTCACATGAATAAACATGGTATGCGAATGGAAAGTATTGTTGTGAGAGGAAAACTTACTGGGGAAGCTGATAAAAACATAATGGATGAGAATGATCATCTATTGGGTATATTTTCAAGGAAAACGTGTGCAAAGTTGGTACATGTTGAGAGTCCAACTTCATTGCTAGGTGCTCTTAGAACTCGAAAAATATCTCCAGTTACAATATTCAGGGGTGATCTTGAGCTTAGCCCCAAAATGAAGATTAAGGTGAGACCTTTTATGTTTTATCAAAGTAATTCAATCAAGCCTTTTTATCCGTTGTGCATAATTATTGTCACACTGCTATTGTGCATGCCAATAAAGTTTTGTGACCTTCACACCTATGTAATTGCTTGAGTTAGAAGTGGATTGTTGAACCACTGTCTATGGCAGAACACTCAGACCTAAGTAGGCCTATGTGTTGGTCTACACAAGGGCCTAGTATCTGGTGGTGGAGCATGTTATATTCCATTGGCATGAGAGTCAATCTACTAGCTGGTACTCGTAAGCCTGTGCTTGGGTATCCTGTATTGCACATAAAAATGACAGCACCAAAATTTGAATGTTGAGCTTCAACGACTCATTTCACATGTTACATTGGGACTATGGGGACTTTTTGAGTATATGTTCTGGATGACAGAATTGAATGAACATATAACTGTAACTTTTCTCATCTTAAAGCTTGATGTTGATTCTTGCGTGTCTTAAGTTATCTGATTATATATTTCTTGtatgttggttttcaattaatATCATATGGATCGGAGGATGGTGTATTATAAGTTTAGAATTTATTTTCCAAgaaattataatatgtttgagaatttttttatgTGTATTGTTTACACATTTAATGGTAAACAGGTATGGGTTTACAAGAAAACATCGGAAGAGAAGTTTCCCACTCTGAAGAAATATTCTGAGAAAGCGCCTCCAACAGATAGATTTGCTACACATGAAGTCAAGGTGGACTTTGAGTATAAAAGTGTTGAAGATCCTAGTAAAGTTGTGCCTCCTGACCAGAGGATTAAGGGTTATCGTTATGGCCCTCAAGTTATTCCCATATCATCTGCTGAATGGGATGCTGTCAAGTTCAAGCCAGAAAAGAGTGTGAAACTTCTGGGATTTTCTGATGCTAAAAATATAATGCGGTAAACTTttatctgttttaatttgtccTTGAATATCAATTGAAATGACAATagttttgatattttcttttccatttttttgggGTTGGCCCTATGCATAAACATAAATCAAAGACATTATTACATGAAAGATGTCAATATTTTCATCCCTGAACCGGGTAATACGAGGGCCATTCTTGCTGTTTCTGCCCTAGCAAGAGCTATGAAAGATATGAATAAGGTGGCAATTATGCGCTGTGTTTGGAGACAAGGACAAGGAAATGTTGTTGTGGGGGTCTTAACACCTAATGTCTCGGACAATGACAATATCGTGAGTCTCAAGTCTCAGTATCCATTTTCACAGACTGCTTAAAATACCTTTTCGTTTCATGGTTTCCTATTAATTCTGAATGGTTAATTGTATTTATGGGCAGCCTGATTCATTTTACTTCAATGTACTCCCTTTTGCTGAGGATGTTAGGGAGTTTCAATTCCCATCTTTCAGTAACTTCCCGGAATCGTGGCAACCAAGTGAACAACAGCAAGAGGCTGCAGATGGCCTTGTCAAGATGCTTGACCTTGCACCACCTGGCAAAGAGGAGGCTCTGCTGCCTAGCTTAACCCCAAATCCTGTCCTTGAGGTACTTAGTAATGCAATTTTGTCCATTTCAGGTGCTCCTTTCCCTTTGTGGAAATTTTTGCAGAGCTTTAGGGGCTATACAGTATGATTTCTAAAAGGGAAATTGTTTAAAGATGATAATGTGTCTCGCGCACGCAAACGAGCACCGGCCACAATGGCTGGAAACTATGACCAATAGAGTCATGACTACTATTTTGCTTGATTAGTCCTCGCATGACTCTGCTTCACACTGATTTCGGGCTTCCTGGTGTTATTTCCCTTGTTATACCTTATGTTTTTTCAGATGAAACCATTGCAGATTTTGTCCTTTTTTTCAGCGCTTTTATCGTCACCTTGAGTTGAAGTCAAGGCAACCAGATGCAGTTGTACCTCCACTTGATGAAACTCTTAGGACGATTACTGAACCTGATAAAGAGCTTATTTCTCAAAACAAGTCTATTATTGATGTCTTTCATAGCCGGTTTGAACTCAAAGAGAACCCAAAGGTCATTACTCATTATCATCCAGtcactttatatatttttttggataTCCTACCACATAAATCAAGTTTTATGTGTAACTGGTTTGCAGCTGAAGAAATCAAGTAGGCGATTTTTGCGAGATAAACCATCTGGGTCAAAGGAGGGGGAGGATCATCTTAGCATTACCGATGGACCTAATAAGGTTGAGAAAATTGGGGACACTACTCCTGTCCAGGATTTTGAAGCTATGATCAGTCGTAGAGATAGCCCAAAATGGGTTGGTAAAGCAATTAAggatatgaaaaataaaatacacgACTTAGTAGAGGACTCTTATGAAGGGGATAATTATTCAAAGGCATTGGAATGTTTAATTGCCCTCCGCAAGGGTTGTATCCTAGAGCAGGTATGCCCCTTTCTCCCTCATACAAAGTGGAGCTCGTCTTATTTGTGCTGCCATGATTTCCCTCTTAACCTTTTTCTTGTGGAAAAGGACTTTTCTCTTCCCCTAAAAGAAAATAGTACGTGGTTACATCTCTTCATACCTATCTTATTGACAATAACGAGTCACAGATTGATGCATGTACTTCTGAGTAAAGGAAGAcatgttaaattgtgatttacCCCACCTCAGCTTGTAAGGAGGAATGGCTCCTAATGCTCAAGGAGTCACTAGTCAGACACATATTTCACAATGGATGTCAATACATAGAGGCAAACCTTCCAGAGTTCTTTCACTTTATAAGGCCAATTGAAACTAATGTTGTTTCAAATTTACGCCAATTGTCTAGTTAGTTTTGTTTTACTGGTTTAACAATTGTGGTTATACCTGACAATTGCATATTTAACTTCCGAAAGTTTGTCCTATGCAGGAACCAAAAGAGTTCAACGATTTCCTGTGCAATCTATGTAAATTCTGCGAGGAGAAAGCCCTTGGCAGTTTCTGTGGATTTCTTGCATCCAAGGAGCTCACGTTGATTCCCAAGAGAGAAGCTATAGACAGGTTACAAATTCCTATGCTCTTTCCAGTTCTTCGCAGTGCATGGTTTCAAGTTAGTTAACAGTTTTTGTATCGTTTCCGTTACTTTTTTAGCCACTAATTTGATCTTTGTTTCTACACGTTTCACAAAACAGTGAAGTTACGGATGACGAAGCTAAAAGTTTTCTGGTCAAATCAGAGCCAAAATTGGAAGCAATGATTGAGTGATGTAATTGGTGTCTTGTGCTGTATTTGAGATATTTGATAAGAAATACATAAATGAACATAAACCCTAtatccctaattttttttttttttttggtaaactggAAATGCAATATCCGGGCAAA
This region of Malus domestica chromosome 07, GDT2T_hap1 genomic DNA includes:
- the LOC103411591 gene encoding ATP-dependent DNA helicase 2 subunit KU80; this translates as MARNKDGMVLLIDVSPSMHKALPEIEKVCSMLVEKKLIYNKYDEVGVVLFGTEDTENELTTEVGGYKHVVVLQNIKVVDGHLVETLQQLPRGTHEGDFLDAIIVGLDMLIKKYGETYKGKKRLCLITNAQFPTKFPQEGTKEEQVTTIAGHMNKHGMRMESIVVRGKLTGEADKNIMDENDHLLGIFSRKTCAKLVHVESPTSLLGALRTRKISPVTIFRGDLELSPKMKIKVWVYKKTSEEKFPTLKKYSEKAPPTDRFATHEVKVDFEYKSVEDPSKVVPPDQRIKGYRYGPQVIPISSAEWDAVKFKPEKSVKLLGFSDAKNIMRHYYMKDVNIFIPEPGNTRAILAVSALARAMKDMNKVAIMRCVWRQGQGNVVVGVLTPNVSDNDNIPDSFYFNVLPFAEDVREFQFPSFSNFPESWQPSEQQQEAADGLVKMLDLAPPGKEEALLPSLTPNPVLERFYRHLELKSRQPDAVVPPLDETLRTITEPDKELISQNKSIIDVFHSRFELKENPKLKKSSRRFLRDKPSGSKEGEDHLSITDGPNKVEKIGDTTPVQDFEAMISRRDSPKWVGKAIKDMKNKIHDLVEDSYEGDNYSKALECLIALRKGCILEQEPKEFNDFLCNLCKFCEEKALGSFCGFLASKELTLIPKREAIDSEVTDDEAKSFLVKSEPKLEAMIE